A single window of Leishmania panamensis strain MHOM/PA/94/PSC-1 chromosome 35 sequence DNA harbors:
- a CDS encoding calcium-dependent phosphotriesterase-like protein (TriTrypDB/GeneDB-style sysID: LpmP.35.1800) has translation MPRRSLVTLAAALLLVIFACSHSGRALCPSNGNTHAIYVTSNMGNNIWSFDTLGNYLGPVLNKASFPPGVQVDKLRSMRFGPEGHLYVSSARGSYSRIFAVSGNGLLNRTMEENCTRDYLFTATEQGQANPFLDHPYDIAFHPATEDLYVSNQNSVTITWYKRDPMADTMLTVGTDRSQQVRYPAWKPAKNAKAAVVSNEETMTGEETIVVPKDITDSSGLFASPWSSTYSMSSVRGLTISPLLPRTLVEGGASSGVFAVTNESMMYYLLVCDVLSSTVHVFDLESGERLFGLNVPSPIQVMFPSRYYVGDSSPSVSADGVLMKRFDVPYIYVTSKEDGVAYMVRFSSRQGNTISNGMQGNGFGEGFIQAQRLYMINRPISLHAASGIYENAARNVLLIADRNGRRIYTYASPLLTDYTNGYGPSTFLGFFVKHLPDQPEFILSALLEHQENIPFCYELNKDGKLRYVALCTAASIWSTVLALALILVSSFIVYRQVQHCMYEQKGYFQHQRSLDDESIVLNGSSNSSPLLGGAVPNYGSAK, from the coding sequence ATGCCGCGACGCTCCTTGGTGACGCTGGCTGCGGCGCTACTGCTAGTAATTTTTGCCTGCAGCCACTCAGGTCGCGCACTATGTCCCTCTAACGGGAACACCCATGCAATCTACGTCACATCCAACATGGGCAATAATATTTGGTCCTTTGACACTCTCGGCAACTACCTCGGCCCGGTGCTTAACAAGGCTTCTTTTCCGCCCGGCGTGCAGGTTGACAAGCTGCGCTCCATGCGCTTTGGTCCGGAAGGCCACCTCTACGTGTCTAGCGCGCGCGGTTCCTACAGCCGCATCTTCGCCGTCAGCGGCAACGGACTACTGAACCGCACGATGGAAGAGAACTGCACCCGCGACTACCTGTTCACCGCTACCGAGCAGGGCCAGGCGAACCCGTTTCTGGATCACCCGTACGACATCGCCTTCCACCCAGCAACCGAGGACTTGTACGTGTCGAATCAAAACTCGGTGACCATCACATGGTACAAGCGCGACCCGATGGCGGACACGATGCTGACGGTTGGCACCGACAGATCCCAGCAAGTCCGCTATCCTGCCTGGAAGCCGGCAAAGAACGCCAAGGCTGCCGTGGTGTCCAACGAGGAGACGATGACAGGGGAGGAGACGATTGTGGTGCCAAAGGACATTACAGACAGCTCTGGTCTCTTCGCCTCGCCGTGGAGCTCCACCTATTCGATGAGCTCCGTACGCGGCCTCACCATCTCgcccctgctgccgcgcacgcTGGTCGAGGGCGGCGCTTCCTCCGGCGTCTTCGCTGTGACGAATGAATCAATGATGTACTACCTTCTCGTGTGTGACGTACTGAGCAGCACCGTGCACGTTTTCGATCTCGAGAGCGGTGAGCGCCTCTTCGGCCTAAACGTACCATCCCCGATTCAAGTCATGTTTCCGAGTCGCTACTATGTCGGCGACTCGTCGCCGTCTGTCTCCGCGGACGGTGTCCTCATGAAGCGCTTTGACGTGCCGTACATCTACGTCACGAGCAAAGAGGACGGCGTTGCTTACATGGtgcgcttttcctctcgccaGGGAAACACGATCAGCAACGGCATGCAGGGTAACGGCTTTGGCGAGGGCTTCATCCAGGCACAGCGCCTCTATATGATCAACCGCCCGATCTCACTGCACGCGGCGAGCGGCATCTACGAGAACGCAGCCCGTAACGTGCTGCTCATCGCCGACCGCAACGGCCGCCGCATCTACACCTACGCGTCTCCGCTTCTGACCGACTACACAAACGGCTACGGCCCGTCTACGTTCCTTGGCTTCTTTGTGAAGCACCTGCCAGATCAGCCGGAGTTCATcctgtcggcgctgcttgAGCACCAGGAAAACATCCCATTTTGCTATGAACTGAACAAGGATGGCAAGCTCCGCTATGTCGCGCTGtgcacggcggcgtcgaTCTGGTCTACCGTACTCGCGCTCGCTCTCATCCTGGTGTCATCCTTCATTGTGTATCGCCAAGTTCAGCATTGCATGTACGAGCAAAAGGGCTACTTTCAACACCAGCGCTCGCTGGATGACGAGTCGATCGTCTTAAATGGAAGCAGCAATAGCTCGCCGTTACTCGGAGGTGCGGTACCAAACTACGGCTCTGCCAAGTGA